Sequence from the Fibrobacter sp. genome:
ACCATAACGGAAAACCTTGCCCTCCAATGCGGGATACTTGCTCAATAAATCCTGCTTATGGCCATTTTCCATAACCAAGATCAAATCTGCCCAACGAAGGATATCAAGATTCACCTGACGAGCACGATGTGCGCTCATATCCACGCCATGTTCCATAGCCACTTTCTGGCTAATCTCATGCGCCGGGTGATCCACCAAAGCACCCAATCCAGCGCTCATCACGTTGTAATCAGGGCCCAATTC
This genomic interval carries:
- a CDS encoding low molecular weight phosphotyrosine protein phosphatase: MKNILVICTGNICRSPTGEYLLKKELGPDYNVMSAGLGALVDHPAHEISQKVAMEHGVDMSAHRARQVNLDILRWADLILVMENGHKQDLLSKYPALEGKVFRYGEPQKVDVPDPYRRPESAFVLAWNFISKLTPYWVEKIKQSNA